The Halorubrum salinarum genome segment CGACCGCGGCGAGCAGACCGACGAGAACCTCCGCGACGAGCTGGTGACGATGCTGCTCGCCGGCCACGACACCACCGCGCTCGCGTTGACGTACGCGTTCTACCTCCTCTCGGACCACCCCGAGGCCCGCGACCGCGTCGCGGCCGAGGCCCGGGAGGCGACGGCTGACGGCCCCCTGACCGCGGCCGCCGTCCGCGACATGGACTACACCGAGCGCGCCCTCAACGAGTCGATGCGGCTCTACCCGCCGGTGTACACGCTGTTCCGCGAGCCGAAGCTCGACGTGAAGCTCGGGGGGTACCGCATCCCCGAGGGCTCCGCGCTGATGGTGTCGCAGTGGGCGATCCACCGGTCCGGGCGCTGGTACGACGACCCCGAGGCGTTCGACCCGGACCGCTGGACCCCGGAGCGCCGGAGCGAGCGCCCCCGGTTCGCGTTCTTCCCGTTCGGCGGCGGGCCCCGCCACTGTATCGGGAAGGCGTTCTCGCTGCTGGAGGCGAAGATCATCCTCGCGACGGTCTGCTCGCGGTTCGACCTCGACTACGAGGGGCCGGACCTCTCCTTGCGCGGGTCGCTGACGATGCACCCGAACCACCCGGTGCCGATGCGGATCCGCGAGCGCTGAGGGATGGCCGGCGCCGACGAGGCGACCCCCGACGGCGAGGCGACCCCCGACGGCGAGGCCGACGCCTACTGCGCCCGCTGCGGCGAGCCCCTCTCGCGGGGCCTCGTCGCGAGCGGACGGCGCGCCTGCTGTCTCAACGCGACCCCCATCGCCGGCGTCTGCCCCACCCACGGTCCGGTGGGACCGCACCACGCGGTCGAGAAACCGGGCGACTGCGGGGCGGCCGACGCCGACGTAACGCCGACCGACCGCGCGTGACTGCGCGACGCTACAGCTCCACGCTCGCCGCGACCTCTCGGAACTCCGGGTCCCACACGTCGAGCGCGTGGACCCGCCACCGGACCGGGTCGAACGCGGCGTCGACGAGGTCGGCGACGACGCCCGGCTCCGGGTTCCCGCCCCGCGCCAGCGTGACGTGCGGCACGTAGTCGTCGCCCTCGATTCCCTCCACCGGCCCGAACGCCGCGCAGAGCCGCCGGTGGAGCCGATCCAGTCCGTCGCTCTCGACGGTCAGGTAGACGACCGGCCGCGACCCCGACCGCGGCGCGTCGAAGACGTCGATCCCGGTCACGGCGACCTCGAAGGGGTCGACGCCGGCG includes the following:
- a CDS encoding 2'-5' RNA ligase family protein, yielding MFSLNVPLPPGVDRLAADLHPKLKGFDTVRERRTLVCKRFGVADVRDGERDGGEGGGRERNREPPPREEALDRLRERLRRPLAGVDPFEVAVTGIDVFDAPRSGSRPVVYLTVESDGLDRLHRRLCAAFGPVEGIEGDDYVPHVTLARGGNPEPGVVADLVDAAFDPVRWRVHALDVWDPEFREVAASVEL